A single Osmerus mordax isolate fOsmMor3 chromosome 7, fOsmMor3.pri, whole genome shotgun sequence DNA region contains:
- the fam3a gene encoding protein FAM3A isoform X1, with amino-acid sequence MRLAGPLRAVAVLLLVGLTWVLASSILGGDSGTVVRHLFTGTNEEPTTESRPRKYKCGLSAPCPPKHLAFRLVSGAANVIGPKICLEDKMLVSSVKNNVGRGLNVALVNGVTGELLDSKSFDMWAGDVNDLLKYLRPLHEGTLVFVASFDDAATKLNDEARRLFEELGSTVVKELAFRDSWVFVGAKGIENKSPFEQRMKNSKNSNKYEGWPESLEMDGCIPLRAPLEN; translated from the exons ATGAGATTGGCAG GGCCACTGCGAGCTGTCGCTGTACTTCTTTTGGTGGGACTCACTTGGGTTTTGGCCAGCTCCATTCTCGGAGGGGACAGTGGTACAGTGGTGCGACACCTCTTCACAG GGACCAACGAGGAGCCAACCACTG agTCACGACCACGCAAGTACAAGTGTGGCTTGTCTGCCCCATGCCCCCCAAAACACCTGGCTTTCCGCCTGGTCTCCGGAGCTGCCAATGTCATCGGACCCAAAATATGCCTGGAGGACAAAAT GCTTGTGAGCAGCGTCAAAAACAACGTTGGCCGAGGATTAAACGTCGCTTTAGTAAACG GAGTAACTGGAGAGCTCTTGGACTCAAAATCCTTTGACATGTGGGCAGGAG ATGTGAACGACCTGTTGAAGTATCTCCGACCACTACATGAGGGAACGCTTGTGTTTGTGGCCTCCTTTGATGATGCAGCTACAAa GTTGAACGATGAAGCGCGCCGGCTCTTTGAAGAGCTGGGCAGCACGGTGGTGAAGGAGCTGGCCTTCAGAGACAGCTGGGTGTTTGTGGGAGCCAAGGGCATCGAGAACAAGAGTCCGTTTGAGCAG CGTATGAAGAACAGTAAGAACAGCAACAAGTATGAAGGCTGGCCTGAATCTctggagatggatggatgtattCCACTACGAGCTCCGTTGGAGAACTAA
- the idh3g gene encoding isocitrate dehydrogenase [NAD] subunit gamma, mitochondrial isoform X2 — translation MPPAHKSRNNLLRTSLDLYANVMHCQSLPGVQTRHKNIDIMIIRENTEGEYSSLEHESVSGVVECLKIITRNNSLRIAEYAFKLAREKGRRRVTAVHKANIMKLGDGLFLQCCREVASGYPDITFDSMIVDNTTMQLVSKPEQFDVMVMPNLYGNVVSNVCAGLVGGPGLVPGANYGRDYAVFETATRNTGKSIANRNIANPTAMLLASCMMLDHLKLYDYATMIRNAVLSTMNVTRLHTADIGGQGTTSEVVQSIMRNIQSKGPLTTEL, via the exons ATGCCGCCCGCTCACAAATCAAGGAACAACCTCCTACG CACCAGCCTGGACCTGTATGCTAACGTGATGCACTGTCAGTCCCTGCCTGGAGTCCAGACTCGCCACAAGAACATCGACATCATGATCATCAGGGAGAACACAGAGGGGGAGTACAGCAGTCTGGAGCACGAG AGTGTGTCCGGAGTGGTGGAATGTCTCAAGATCATCACAAGGAATAACTCCCTGAGGATCGCAGAGTACGCCTTCAAACTGGCCAGGGAGAAAGGGCGGCGCAGGGTCACTGCCGTCCACAAGGCCAACATCAT GAAGCTGGGCGACGGCTTGTTCCTGCAGTGCTGCAGGGAGGTTGCCTCAGGTTATCCAGACATCACCTTCGACAGCATGATAGTCGACAACACCACCATGCAG CTGGTGTCCAAGCCTGAGCAGTTTGATGTGATGGTGATGCCCAACCTGTATGGGAACGTGGTCAGCAATGTGTGTGCCGGCCTGGTGGGAGGGCCAGGGCTGGTGCCCGGGGCCAACTACGGCCGAGACTACGCCGTCTTCGAAACA GCCACAAGGAACACTGGGAAGAGTATCGCCAACAGGAACATTGCCAACCCCACGGCCATGCTGCTGGCTAGCTGCATGATGCTCGATCACCTTAA GCTGTATGACTACGCGACTATGATCCGGAACGCGGTGCTGTCCACCATGAATGTAACCAGG TTGCACACGGCTGACATTGGGGGGCAGGGCACCACTTCTGAGGTGGTGCAGTCCATCATGA
- the idh3g gene encoding isocitrate dehydrogenase [NAD] subunit gamma, mitochondrial isoform X1: MAASSAVLSMSKLLKPIWGRQLANSAKIYGATLTSHREKSSSYVSDYPPPAKYGGRHTVTLIPGDGIGPELLNHVRELFRFSCVPVDFEVVNVNSSLTTEDDIDNAITAIRRNGVALKGNIETNHTMPPAHKSRNNLLRTSLDLYANVMHCQSLPGVQTRHKNIDIMIIRENTEGEYSSLEHESVSGVVECLKIITRNNSLRIAEYAFKLAREKGRRRVTAVHKANIMKLGDGLFLQCCREVASGYPDITFDSMIVDNTTMQLVSKPEQFDVMVMPNLYGNVVSNVCAGLVGGPGLVPGANYGRDYAVFETATRNTGKSIANRNIANPTAMLLASCMMLDHLKLYDYATMIRNAVLSTMNVTRLHTADIGGQGTTSEVVQSIMRNIQSKGPLTTEL, from the exons ATGGCAGCTTCCAGTGCAGTACTATCGATGTCCAAACTCCTAAAACCAATCTGGGGCAGACAATTGGCGAATTCAGCTAAA ATTTATGGAGCGACACTGACCAGTCACAGGGAGAAGTCATCAAGCTATGTGAGTGATTAT CCTCCGCCTGCTAAGTATGGTGGGAGACACACAGTGACCCTGATCCCAGGAGACGGCATTGGACCAGAGCTGCTCAACCACGTCCGGGAGCTCTTTAG GTTCAGTTGCGTGCCAGTGGACTTTGAGGTGGTCAACGTCAACTCCTCATTAACCACAGAGGATGACATCGACAACGCCATCACCGCCATCCGACGCAATGGTGTGGCTCTCAAAG GTAATATTGAGACCAACCACACCATGCCGCCCGCTCACAAATCAAGGAACAACCTCCTACG CACCAGCCTGGACCTGTATGCTAACGTGATGCACTGTCAGTCCCTGCCTGGAGTCCAGACTCGCCACAAGAACATCGACATCATGATCATCAGGGAGAACACAGAGGGGGAGTACAGCAGTCTGGAGCACGAG AGTGTGTCCGGAGTGGTGGAATGTCTCAAGATCATCACAAGGAATAACTCCCTGAGGATCGCAGAGTACGCCTTCAAACTGGCCAGGGAGAAAGGGCGGCGCAGGGTCACTGCCGTCCACAAGGCCAACATCAT GAAGCTGGGCGACGGCTTGTTCCTGCAGTGCTGCAGGGAGGTTGCCTCAGGTTATCCAGACATCACCTTCGACAGCATGATAGTCGACAACACCACCATGCAG CTGGTGTCCAAGCCTGAGCAGTTTGATGTGATGGTGATGCCCAACCTGTATGGGAACGTGGTCAGCAATGTGTGTGCCGGCCTGGTGGGAGGGCCAGGGCTGGTGCCCGGGGCCAACTACGGCCGAGACTACGCCGTCTTCGAAACA GCCACAAGGAACACTGGGAAGAGTATCGCCAACAGGAACATTGCCAACCCCACGGCCATGCTGCTGGCTAGCTGCATGATGCTCGATCACCTTAA GCTGTATGACTACGCGACTATGATCCGGAACGCGGTGCTGTCCACCATGAATGTAACCAGG TTGCACACGGCTGACATTGGGGGGCAGGGCACCACTTCTGAGGTGGTGCAGTCCATCATGA
- the fam3a gene encoding protein FAM3A isoform X2, whose amino-acid sequence MRLAGPLRAVAVLLLVGLTWVLASSILGGDSGTVVRHLFTGTNEEPTTESRPRKYKCGLSAPCPPKHLAFRLVSGAANVIGPKICLEDKMLVSSVKNNVGRGLNVALVNGVTGELLDSKSFDMWAGDVNDLLKYLRPLHEGTLVFVASFDDAATKLNDEARRLFEELGSTVVKELAFRDSWVFVGAKGIENKSPFEQVENYNRRSCGFFITSV is encoded by the exons ATGAGATTGGCAG GGCCACTGCGAGCTGTCGCTGTACTTCTTTTGGTGGGACTCACTTGGGTTTTGGCCAGCTCCATTCTCGGAGGGGACAGTGGTACAGTGGTGCGACACCTCTTCACAG GGACCAACGAGGAGCCAACCACTG agTCACGACCACGCAAGTACAAGTGTGGCTTGTCTGCCCCATGCCCCCCAAAACACCTGGCTTTCCGCCTGGTCTCCGGAGCTGCCAATGTCATCGGACCCAAAATATGCCTGGAGGACAAAAT GCTTGTGAGCAGCGTCAAAAACAACGTTGGCCGAGGATTAAACGTCGCTTTAGTAAACG GAGTAACTGGAGAGCTCTTGGACTCAAAATCCTTTGACATGTGGGCAGGAG ATGTGAACGACCTGTTGAAGTATCTCCGACCACTACATGAGGGAACGCTTGTGTTTGTGGCCTCCTTTGATGATGCAGCTACAAa GTTGAACGATGAAGCGCGCCGGCTCTTTGAAGAGCTGGGCAGCACGGTGGTGAAGGAGCTGGCCTTCAGAGACAGCTGGGTGTTTGTGGGAGCCAAGGGCATCGAGAACAAGAGTCCGTTTGAGCAGGTAGAGAATTACAACCGCCGCTCATGCGGCTTCTTCATAACAAG CGTATGA